From Erigeron canadensis isolate Cc75 chromosome 5, C_canadensis_v1, whole genome shotgun sequence:
CTTTGAAACGTCACTTTAACTATCCCAGCCACAAACGCTAGAAGATTGAGGATGATCAAAGAAGAAAGGGGGAGAAGAAACATACTTGAAGTTTGAAAATTGTACATGCCCATTTGatatagtttttcttgatcaTCATCAATCACTTTATTTGTTGGTAGGAAACTTGCTTCTTTTGCACCAAGTTTTTCCATAATTGCATGAATGCTTCCATAAAGATGAGATGTGATTCCTTTCATCATCCATACCCTTTGCTCATGTTTCCATGCTTCCAGGGAAGCTCCTGTCGAGTGGATCTCTCTCAAGTGTTGTAAATTTGATAATACAAACACAGAGAGAAAGACGAGGAAGAAGACGCTTTTAACCTCAGGATATACGGTAACACCATAGAGCAAGGAGAGCTGTGGAATGGTGGCTAGAATCCACAATGGTATGAAAGCGAGGGGAAATGAAGCCAACCATGCATAAAAAAAGCTTTGAAGAACAGGCATTCTTGATGGTCCATAGATAATGGGAGAGAACCTTGAAAGTGCAACTTCAATCAACCCTGCAGTCCATCTAGTACCTTGAATCAGAACATCGTTTAGACTTGTAGTGCCAGCTCCTAGGAAAGATGGTCGTGACGGCATATAGTAAACTGATACCCATTTTTTTCCATGCGTAATGAAGCTTGTGAAGTAGTCTTCGACGACGGAGAAGTATCTAAAACCAACCTGCAACGTAACACACGGTAAGAGTGTACACCAATAGATTGGTGATCGATATCTACCATTTTTTTTCAGACCTATCGCTTTTTTGTCACTAAAGTGTTTTACAATAGATCCAACTTATTTCcataaaaaattaaacttgCCTCAATCCCCCATTTTGAGTCTTTCTCATACACACAAGAGGCTAAAAACATTGTTTCTTGCAACAAGCTACTAGTCAAGTTCTTGCCAAGATCCATTTTTGCATTGTGTTTCAGTTGAAGAGATTTGATGAGCTTGGTAGATGAGCCAAAAGACTGCTTGAGTTTCTCTAAGCTGGTGTCTGGAACATCAGATAATCAAAGGAGAACAAAAAATGTGGAGCTTAGCTGTTATAGTAACTCATAATTAGTAAACAATAAATTAAGCTATAAAAGCTCAAAGTCCTTATTCTTACTTAGATTCaacttatacttttttttatttatcttaaaacaTTATACATACATTCCATTGACTAAGCCCATTTATTTATGCAAAAAACAAGTCTCAAACATGACTGTGAATCTGTGATCAACTATGATCATGTACACAAAATAGCGTAGATAAGAGTTGCTCATGTACGTGCACTTGTCttgttacaatatatatagccTTTGACGATACTGATCATCACTAACCTTTTAGCGTTGAAGGCGGCAGGCCATACAATACTGCttctctttttatataataacaagTTCCAGACAAACAAGGTCCACTGATTCCGTCCATCCCTTGCCACAACGTCTACGTAATTCATACAGATTCATTAGCAAGACGTACGGATACAAAAGAGTGAGAATTTATATAAGCTACTCTATGCAATGCCCGTTGTGTCGTCTAGTGATTGTAATATGGATATTACCCATGCATTctacaataataaattatttaccTTGAATGTGCATCTCAACTCACTTTCGTAAATATCATGTTTACTGATGTTATGAAACATTTGTGGGAATTGGACAAAAGCCAGGGAAGAAGATAACTTGGGGTCTAGATGGAAACACATAGCTTGACGTGCTGAGTTTTCGTCATTGCAATACATGTCACAGTCCAAGCCTAGTATATACGGTGAATTGCTTATCAGACTCGACACTCTCAACTGCAGACATGTATTCATTGAGTTGTTGTGTTAGTTTTCGCTTTCCCTTTATATTACagtagtaataatatatattttgtgtgttTGCAGAGAAATG
This genomic window contains:
- the LOC122602401 gene encoding cellulose synthase-like protein G2, with the translated sequence MSSDKPLHVTHVKTQTIIINRLYTLFHSIAITILLYYRISSILTLRHTKTPQVPFIPHLLIFVSEFILSCIWLLSQSFLWRPITRTVFPERLPQDDQLPSIDVFICTADPQKEPPLGVMNTVLSAMALNYPVGKLSVYLSDDAGCSVTLEALQEAWKFSKTWVPFCKKYGVKTICPEAYFGKGELDDDNKANTVMKIDEFGSEKDRIKEEYELFVRKVIKISESERCVSNKNHSAVVEVMFDESRGDQRQVPLLVYVSREKRPSYPHLFKAGSLNALLRVSSLISNSPYILGLDCDMYCNDENSARQAMCFHLDPKLSSSLAFVQFPQMFHNISKHDIYESELRCTFKTLWQGMDGISGPCLSGTCYYIKREAVLYGLPPSTLKDTSLEKLKQSFGSSTKLIKSLQLKHNAKMDLGKNLTSSLLQETMFLASCVYEKDSKWGIEVGFRYFSVVEDYFTSFITHGKKWVSVYYMPSRPSFLGAGTTSLNDVLIQGTRWTAGLIEVALSRFSPIIYGPSRMPVLQSFFYAWLASFPLAFIPLWILATIPQLSLLYGVTVYPEVKSVFFLVFLSVFVLSNLQHLREIHSTGASLEAWKHEQRVWMMKGITSHLYGSIHAIMEKLGAKEASFLPTNKVIDDDQEKLYQMGMYNFQTSSMFLLPLSSLIILNLLAFVAGIVKVTFQREHINEIFVQTFLSFYITLMGYPVLEGMLIRKDKGRIAPSVSCYSVVISIIILSFGKLLVTY